CTAAATACGCTCACAGATTACTCGAACGTCTCGGTGCCGACACTCAGGTTTACTACATAAGCCGTCGTGAATGGGTACTGCGTCAGCTCGACAACTATCTGGAAGACGAAAAGGTTAAGGGGTAACAGTCATGGAAAAGAACTACTCTCTTCCAGCAGATCATGATCTCTTTCCAGAAGGCACTTCACGTTGCTCTCTGACTAAGTTTTCGATCTGGATGGGACTTGTCGGTGCTGTAGCTCTTTGGGGTCTTTACGCTGCATTCCGAGTGCTTGCGGAAGGTCTTGCCGTTACAGCCCTTGATGACTACTTCGGCTTTGGTCTTTGGATTACCTTTGACCTTGCTGTTATTGCTCTCGGTGCCGGTGCGTTCTTCACCGGTCTGCTCAGATACATTCTGAACATCGACCCACTGAAGAACATCATCAACCTTACCGTTATTATTGGTTTTATCTGCTATTCCGGTGCTATGCTCATTCTCGTGCTCGACGTAGGTCAGCCGATTCGTGCATGGTTCGGTTACTGGCATGCGAACGTACACTCCATGCTGACAGAAGTTATTTTCTGTATTACCTGTTACCTGATTGTTCTGATTATCGAGTACATTCCATTGATTCTCGAGCAGAAGCAGCTTAACAGAATTCCAGTACTGCATCACCTCGCGCACAACCTGCACGTGTGGATGCCTCTGTTTGCTGGTATCGGTGCGTTCCTTTCCACTTTCCACCAGGGTTCACTCGGTGGTATGTACGGCGTTCTCTTTGGTCGTCCTTACGTACTGCGTGATGGCTTCTTCATCTGGCCTTGGACATTCTTCCTCTTCGTTATTTCCGCTGTTGGTTCCGGTCCGGTATTCACCGTACTGATTGCAACCCTCATGGAAAAAATGACTGGCAAGAAACTGGTAAGCTGGGAAATCAAATCCCTCATGGGTAAAATTGCTGGTGCAATGCTGTGTGTATACTTGATCTTCAAGTTTGCAGACACCTACGCATGGGCAATTGACGTACTTCCACGTTCCGGTCTCACTTTTGACCAGAACTTCTACCAGACAATCTACGGCAAGTGGCTCCTGTGGTCAGAGCTGTTCGTGTGCGGCGTAGTTCCGTGTATCATTTTGCTTACACCAAAACTCCGCAACACTCCTGCTCTGTTCTACGCAGCTGCACTGCTTGATTGTATCGGCATTACAATTAACCGTTACGTATTTACGGTTCAGGCTCTTGCTATGCCTGTAATGCCTTTCGACACTTGGGAAACATACGCACCAAACTGGGCAGAATGGGGTGCAAGTGCACTCGTAGTTGCCTACGGCGCTATTATCCTGAGCCTGTCATACCGTTACCTGCCGGTATTCCCGCAGGAACGTGCTTTGAATGCGACTAAGTCCAGCTAGGGCTTAGTTTCAGATAGGTAAGCTTAAAGTCAGTTGAACCCCGGCCGGTCCCCACCCGCGCCGGGGTTCTTCGTATTTAACGATACAATTTCACGCCCTGAAGCTACATCCCCTCAACGCTACATCCAGAAATAATACAGAAGCGTAAAAAGAATAAGTGAAGCGGCTCGAACGCCTTGGTTGCAAACGATAAGCCAGAAGGCGAGGCGTGGTGGAAAAATTCCCATATACGTGGGTAGTTGATGCCGTACAGCACGCATTGGGGAAGAAAGTATATTCCCTGCCAGCAATGCCAATACAATCTCTTTTGCGTGAATTGTTCCCTCGGTTAGCAACGCTCCTGCCGCTGCCATTGCCGCAGTAATTTCCGCAGCAAGACTCAGAACTAGCACACCAGCCGCCTGAGGATTAATAAACGGAAGTAAGCCGTTGCTCCCGCCAATAACATCATTCAGCGCTGTAAATGCTCCCGACCGATTCAACACAAAAACGATGGTATACACCGGAATGGTAACACGAAGCACACGTTTAATTCTCCGCATAAAGCGTGTGCGAAC
The DNA window shown above is from Halodesulfovibrio sp. and carries:
- the qrcD gene encoding menaquinone reductase integral membrane subunit QrcD → MEKNYSLPADHDLFPEGTSRCSLTKFSIWMGLVGAVALWGLYAAFRVLAEGLAVTALDDYFGFGLWITFDLAVIALGAGAFFTGLLRYILNIDPLKNIINLTVIIGFICYSGAMLILVLDVGQPIRAWFGYWHANVHSMLTEVIFCITCYLIVLIIEYIPLILEQKQLNRIPVLHHLAHNLHVWMPLFAGIGAFLSTFHQGSLGGMYGVLFGRPYVLRDGFFIWPWTFFLFVISAVGSGPVFTVLIATLMEKMTGKKLVSWEIKSLMGKIAGAMLCVYLIFKFADTYAWAIDVLPRSGLTFDQNFYQTIYGKWLLWSELFVCGVVPCIILLTPKLRNTPALFYAAALLDCIGITINRYVFTVQALAMPVMPFDTWETYAPNWAEWGASALVVAYGAIILSLSYRYLPVFPQERALNATKSS